From the genome of Clavelina lepadiformis chromosome 2, kaClaLepa1.1, whole genome shotgun sequence:
TGCAAAGTAGACACCTTTTCCAAACATATATCCTGTAACGGGAGCTTCAGGTGGTGCTATACGAAGACCTTGGCTCAAAATACCACACCAATTTGTGATCCGGGATCCATGCCATAAAAGCATTCTGTTTCcaatattttcttgaaattttttgttatctgTTTCcctttttactttaaaaacgTCCTTTAGTTTTAGCTTAAAGAAGTGCAAATGGCCATGGGTAGTTTTAACATAATCTTGAACAGTTTTAAactctttttctgttttttccAGCGGTTCAAGGTCACAGTTAAGCGAATCATAATAAGAATCAAGTTTATTGGTATTATCATCTTCTTTCACAATATTTATGGCAATTTGAATGTCATCAAGGGCTTCCAAAAGATCCAGTTTTTCCTTCAGCTCTTCCTTCGTGCGAATAAGAGGTGGACGCTTCATACCAAAGTCATGTGGAACTTTTGTGTAAAAATCACTGCATGCTGCCATTAACTCCTTTTCATGTGTGCCCGGTTTGAGACATGTCTCCACAGCTTTAAGAGACTCATAACCAGCTTTTATTTGTCCTTTAGTTAGTTTACCTAATGGTGATTTGTTAACATCAAATTTCATTTCTTTAACGGCAGCTTCCCATtctgttttattaaaaattaggCTAATTGCACTTTGCACACGCTCATCTAACTTTGAAGGAATTTcttctttaacttttttagACACAGATCctttttttttatcatcatCCTCCCCATAGTCAAGCTTTATGACAACATATTTACCAGgcttttgtatttgaaaagCATCGGGCCAACCCCAGTGGGAACCTGTTTTATCATGATACTTTTTCGAAAACTCTTTCTTAGCTCCATCTACATTATTGCTATTTGTGTTTGATTTTCCAGCAACTTTTCCTACTCTACCCCAGCGACACAAAGTCACAAATTCTGATTTGGTATTATGTTTAATTATTTGGATTCTGTAGtacttgttgttgttttgtccAATATTGGTTTGGTTAAGCATGACATCAAAGATTGTATCACCTTCCACATACACATGATATGGACCATTGGCATAATCTCTAAACTCTTCATCAATAGGAACCTTGCCCGTAAATTTTACCACTTTCTCTTCCTTTGATTCTTCTTTCGAGGTGGATGGTGAAACTTCAGTTTTATCTTTCTTGACAGGTATTGCAGTTTTTTGTTGATTATGGGTACTTTTTCTCTTCGATTTTGTCCGAGGCATGTTATGATACTGAAATTTGAGTTCCTGTTGCAGAAATGTATAGTATTCCAACTACTATTGATACGCTAAGCAGCTGCAAATAATAACATTTCAGATTGACTACTTAGATCTACATATATCAATACTTGGGCCACTTAATAATGACAAGGTTGGACTTAATGTGGCCAACCAACCTTATTTATTTCATATGACTTATATAAAACTTGTTCGTATAAATGTCACTGTCATATTCCAAGACAGTTAATGAGTTCTACTCAATTTatgtatgatatgatattCAATAGATAGTGAGCTGAGACTCATGAAGTTTTGCGTTATGTTGAttcttttgtaaattttaaactgcCGACATAGCCAAATTTCAGTTTCATTCAAATTCACAGGAAGATTGAAAGTTACtttgaagaagaaaaagaataaataaattgcCTTTTTGAACTCTTTAATCACGAAAAGTAACAAGGGTATGCTCTCTTCTGTGTATCGTAAACCTGCTCACAGCAATCGCTATTTGAGTTTTTATTCCGAACATCCTCTTGAACACAAACGAGCAGTGGTAAATACTTTATTCTATCAGGCCCATGCTGCTTCTTCCACTAAAACATCGTTGAAACAAGAAATGAAAACTGTGAAGTAATCTTTGCGGTTAAATGGCTACTcaaattgatttttaaataGATCTAagtaagtttaaaaataacacCAGTCGATCTGATTGCTTTCATGGTTTTGTTGTAATTCTGTATATTTCCCATCTttttaatataataaattGAGATGGATCTTAAGTAGCCAAAGGATTAAGAGCGTATTTAAACCTGCAgtaaaaatatgtaatttaCTTCCTTCCCCTAAAGACCAGGTACCACCTAACAAAAGACAAGGGGCAATTTATGAAATTCCATGTCATGATTGCTCGGCATACATTAGGGAAACCAAACGCTCTCTCACAACTATGATGAAAGAACACAAGGGAGATATCTCCAATTTTCGACatgaaaaaaatctttcaccAGACATGCTTTGGAAACGTAAACTCATTGAATCCTTTTTCATAAACGAACGGGATGATGTTATTAATGATAAAAAGGACACCATGTTTTCCCCATTTTATTCTGAGTTATTTGCATGTCCACAATTAATTCGTATTGACACTGTCTCTTTTAACCGGgcgtttatatatatatatatatatatatatatatatatatatatattattactGTATTATAACCATTTCTATGTATTTGCTAATTAAGTATTTTTAAGACATCAAGTACCACATTGATGTGTCATAATTGTTCTTTAGCTCTCAACTCTCAGAAAACTCTCAATAGCACTTCACAATCACCAGGTAAAAACAACAAGAACGAATGATAAAGcattaaaaactacaaaatgtGAGAGTTAGATCAAGGTTTATACTATAAGAACTTTGTTTGACCATGTAACACTTGTATTAGTTGTGCAGAGAAACTATTTACCCTGCCAAAAGAAGTCTATTTGGTTACAATTCCAAAATACTGAAGGCCTAATCAGTATTTTAGATAAGAAATGAATTTGTTATTCCACATGACGgtgtaatattaatattaaattgATCAATGacagtaggcctattgtaCCTTTGCTATTCCTATGGGCTATAATTCAATGTATGTGTACAAGAGAAAAACTCATATGCCATCATCTACAGTACATCACAGTATCCTTTGCTGTTACAGTGTTACATGCACGTAGTTTTTTATGAGAGTTATCTTATTAAGTACAGGTTAatgtttagttgttttttttttgttttattatccTATTCACTTATAAAAATGGTGAATTCAGTGATGTGCCTCCAATGAAATTTATGTTGCATGTTTTGCCTTGAACAAAAATGCTTGAAAACCTATTTACTAGTGATCAATCTGGCTGTGTTCTATTTCGTATACTGGGAGACTTTTTTGTATAGTTTTAGAGTTAGACCTTTTTCTGTTTCCTAGCGTTAGAATCGACTGGCAGTATAGCTTTTAATCAAAGAAATGACGGTTTCTAGCCGGTGGTGGAATTCAGCCGGTTTGcaccggttcttggaattttaataaCCTCCGCCAAACGGTtgtgcccactagcggtttttaaaatgaggtatgaacacattgtctgtcaatatgacgtcacactggAAATGCTTTGCCTACCCATTGTATACCGGAGTGGATTTTTCAACATAGTGTCGTTAATTCACTAGGCCGACTAGGGTATTGGGCCATCTCTGATTTGACCTCTGGTgatctcaatattacaaattaaattacaaaacgaAATTAAATAGTTGCACTTAACATATTCGGCTCGCATCTTCAACTAGAACAAGGGTTCTAAAACTTATGGAGAGGCGCCCCACCTTGACGGTGTGAATAAAACCCGCGCCCCACTTCGAAATCATTAAACAAACGATAATTTCCTTGGTATTCTCATTTGGTCTGCAACAGACTTCTTGTTGCGCTATTTTTCTACTGCTTTcactgctttataattttcttcagcgaaTATACGCTGTTatcgtttcagacatgttctaaATATTGCATCATCGACCAAGATATAAGGCCTTCAGCTACTAGCCCAGCTCCACTCATCGATCTATCATTGTATCCCAAATAGAGCGCTGTAttgtcgtttatgacgtaacaatgaaattaCTACTcgtaacgcaacaaacaatttaaaaaaattccggacatttaagcatattttagcatttccccccggacgcagtttgaacactaaaattccggacatgtccggggaaatcctgacgtatggcaaccctaaattgtatactgtataggcctatgtgtataTCGGCCCGGATCAATaaggcatgctgctagtgaaagaatcggatgttaaaatatttaaatccCACCACTGTTTCTGGCACTGTTGCTACAGACTATGACGTATACATCTTAATTCTAGCGGCCGTAGCGCTAGAATCTTAGTCAGACCTTCCGAAGTGCACTGAAAAATCGATCAATATTTCGTCATTCGAAGTATACATGAATATTTCAAAAGGTGTCTCCAAACCGTGCCTTCAGCTGTATACAATGTATGGGCTACGTGCTACTATAAAGCAAGTTTGTGATAGTTAGTCGTCTGTTTTATAAGCTACATCACTACAGTGATATGGATTAGCTCGTGGTAGCAGGCAAACATAAAGATTCTTTATAAAGAAACATAAAACACAGTGGAACAGTAACAAAAACGATCGACTAAATTTCAGTCATACTTTAGACTGGATTGAGTCAGAAAGCTTGATTGATAGAATAACTTCGCTTCATACTGTAGATTTGTATAGGATGAAGAATGAAGTCTGAACCAATTAGCCTACCAGTTGTGTTGGCTAAGTTTGACAAACGCAACGTTAATAGCCAGGGCGAGTcgtcattttatttattttcttctcttcattgttaaatgtttgtaGACCCTACACGGCTATAGATTTTTTGAACAACaattataggcctacagtaatTTTCTAAAACGGGCACAGAATGAAGTCAAGAGttttagaataaatcgataaTAAATTAATGGTTATGGTTTCTTCCATAAAGAATTTGTGAGCAACGATCAAATATTATCCAATGAATCGGTAGAATTATAGATTTatgatttatttatattttagatTTATAATCTTATCGCTGGGTTTCTCTTGCGCAAGCTTCATGTTTGTAAGaaaaccattttctttctaaatttaattttttttattgatttaaagGCAGAGTTAATCGATTTTTCTtagtaagttttttgtttgtaacttaTAGCAGATATGGTAAGATTACGCCGAATCATTGGCTTGATTCGAGTTTGACTCTGGTCagaagttttcaaaaaaattgacttaggctatgtttttttttgtttaaaaaatttgacttgacttgtgtAAACGCGGAAATTTCGGTTAATTTAACTCGAGCCTTAGTCCAAGTTAATTCAAGTCATCATTGAATCGATTGGTGAACTAgaatacttttttcaaaaatcccACTGCAACATATTCTGTTGAATGTGCAACACCGTcataaaaacatgaaattaaatgttatacGTATAACTTTATTAGGATCATATGCCTATTTAAAATACCGCTTAGCATCAACGTTAAACAAAGAGTTAATgataaataaatttgaacTTTTTTGTGACTCGGTGATGgcataattttaacaaaaggaGTCTTGGACTGGATGAACATAACTGACTAGACCCGACTAAGGGGCGGACTGACCCATCGGAAGGTCGGGAAATTTTCCGGGGCGGCCCGGTATTTGTGGATTGTGGGCCCTGCGTTTACGATTGTTGTAATAACTTATGTTGTATTTGattgttgtatttttgcaCACTACGTTATAATCACTAACAATTACACATAGGCTAATCGTTGAATATTAGCCTACGCTTGGCACTTTGATACTTATATCTTTTCCCATAGGTAATTtccattaaaatgttttgcaacatCCTTTAGTCGCTGCCTGTAACAAGATTTCAATTGTTATCATGTTACGAAGCCACACTCACTGAGTGATTATATGTGGCTGATTTGACTGTAGAAGATTTTGAGGCTACCATACGCTAATATACGCTATATGCAGTATAATTTACCTTGAAGCATTAAGCCATCGACCTATCCTAAGCCTAAGTTTTTGTGGTGGATCGATTTAATTATGTTTTATGTTCTTTTCGTTTATCGTATTTCCTAATTTCCACCGCTTATGGGCTATTTTACTTAGGAACACATAAAGTTATTCCATATTATAGCGTTTCAAAAtcataaacaataaattcTCAGCTTAAGTGCTGTGAATATAGAAATG
Proteins encoded in this window:
- the LOC143446789 gene encoding poly [ADP-ribose] polymerase 2-like yields the protein MPRTKSKRKSTHNQQKTAIPVKKDKTEVSPSTSKEESKEEKVVKFTGKVPIDEEFRDYANGPYHVYVEGDTIFDVMLNQTNIGQNNNKYYRIQIIKHNTKSEFVTLCRWGRVGKVAGKSNTNSNNVDGAKKEFSKKYHDKTGSHWGWPDAFQIQKPGKYVVIKLDYGEDDDKKKGSVSKKVKEEIPSKLDERVQSAISLIFNKTEWEAAVKEMKFDVNKSPLGKLTKGQIKAGYESLKAVETCLKPGTHEKELMAACSDFYTKVPHDFGMKRPPLIRTKEELKEKLDLLEALDDIQIAINIVKEDDNTNKLDSYYDSLNCDLEPLEKTEKEFKTVQDYVKTTHGHLHFFKLKLKDVFKVKRETDNKKFQENIGNRMLLWHGSRITNWCGILSQGLRIAPPEAPVTGYMFGKGVYFADVVSKSAQYCFASARQPHGFLLLCEVALGGINEKTQSDYNANRLPQGKHSTKGLGMHAPNPKKHATFSGVKVPLGKPVATKVKNTWLRYNEYIVYDTAQIKPRYLVKVSFEY